From the genome of Candidatus Cloacimonadota bacterium, one region includes:
- a CDS encoding hydrogenase maturation protease yields the protein MENNSKILFYGYGNPGRQDDALGISFVDEMQKWVKAQKIENIDFDSNYQLNIEDAEVISNYDVVIFADASMEPIDSFDFSEVEPDDAQVEFTMHAVSVSFVVDLCQKMYGKAPKAYLVHIKGYEWELDFDKRLSAKAEENLREALKFMKGKLQDLQ from the coding sequence ATGGAGAATAATTCCAAGATATTATTCTACGGATATGGAAATCCCGGGAGGCAGGACGATGCTCTCGGGATTTCTTTTGTAGATGAAATGCAAAAATGGGTCAAAGCCCAGAAGATCGAGAATATCGATTTCGATTCGAATTATCAACTAAATATCGAGGATGCGGAAGTCATCTCAAATTATGATGTTGTTATCTTTGCCGATGCTTCCATGGAACCGATTGATAGTTTCGATTTTTCAGAAGTAGAGCCAGACGACGCTCAGGTAGAATTTACCATGCATGCTGTTTCTGTCAGCTTTGTGGTCGATCTCTGCCAGAAAATGTATGGCAAAGCTCCCAAAGCTTATTTGGTTCACATAAAAGGTTATGAATGGGAACTGGATTTCGATAAGAGATTATCGGCAAAAGCTGAAGAGAATTTGAGAGAAGCGCTAAAATTTATGAAAGGGAAGCTACAGGATTTACAATAA